The following are encoded in a window of Spea bombifrons isolate aSpeBom1 chromosome 2, aSpeBom1.2.pri, whole genome shotgun sequence genomic DNA:
- the LOC128475440 gene encoding microtubule-associated protein futsch-like codes for MTLARLAFLCSPFLANNEERKVDSAELWTSRAPFFLESITTGMCKYNSHYAQQATETDGSELNAGQTEPGAERTDTSASHDKAQTSSGLPTPGATTMRDKEQEHGSDVITTEVSADHGINPESSVEVSSGPGATADAINELVTPDGQEPPLSASDAPSSSDESHSAGAHEIERQLAAGEEGDETRRPSSVPETERDQTRRPSSVLETERDQTRRPSSVLETERDETRRPSSVLETESDETKRPSSVLETERDETKRPSSVPETERDETRRPSSVPETERVETRRPSSVLETERDETRRPPSVLETERDETRRPPSVLETERDETRRPPSVLETERDETRRPPSVPETERDETKRPPSVLETERDETRRPSSVVETEIVESQGLPSVLGTERDENGDIEMHDDRQTSLPEEPGVGEPTDPLKGNADVSNVISSVGGPGEEHQTPRPEDQENSTGPPGATGGMWDNMEENLFAKHLLSLLLFICKVPTYPGYTLEVL; via the exons ATGACGCTGGCGCGCTTAGCGTTTCTGTGCAGCCCCTTTTTGGCGAATAACGAAGAGCGCAAAGTAGATTCTGCTGAACTTTGGACCTCGCGGGCACCG TTTTTCCTGGAAAGCATTACCACAGGAATGTGCAAATACAACTCTCACTATGCTCAGCAAGCCACAG AAACCGACGGCTCAGAACTAAATGCTGGACAGACAGAGCCTGGAGCAGAGCGTACGGACACGTCCGCATCACACGATAAAGCACAGACATCCTCGGGCCTTCCTACCCCAG GAGCTACAACTATGAGAGACAAGGAACAGGAACACGGATCGGATGTCATTACAACTGAGGTGTCTGCGGATCATGGAATTAACCCGGAAAGCAGCGTTGAGGTCTCTTCAGGTCCCGGTGCTACAGCTGATGCCATCAACGAGCTGGTGACGCCAGATGGACAGGAGCCACCTCTAAGTGCGAGTGACGCTCCGAGCAGCAGTGACGAGTCTCATTCAGCTGGGGCTCATGAAATCGAAAGACAGTTGGCTGCTGGGGAAGAAGGGGATGAGACCAGGAGACCCTCATCTGTTCCTGAAACAGAAAGAGATCAGACCAGGAGACCATCATCTGTTCTAGAAACAGAAAGAGATCAGACCAGGAGACCATCATCTGTTCTAGAAACTGAAAGAGATGAGACCAGGAGACCCTCATCTGTTCTAGAAACTGAAAGCGATGAGACCAAGAGACCTTCGTCTGTTCTAGAAACTGAAAGAGATGAGACCAAGAGACCTTCATCTGTTCCTGAAACAGAAAGAGATGAGACCAGGAGACCCTCATCTGTTCCTGAAACAGAAAGAGTTGAGACCAGGAGACCCTCATCTGTTCTAGAAACAGAAAGAGATGAGACCAGGAGACCTCCGTCTGTTCTAGAAACAGAAAGAGATGAGACCAGGAGACCTCCGTCTGTTCTAGAAACAGAAAGAGATGAGACCAGGAGACCTCCGTCTGTTCTAGAAACAGAAAGAGATGAGACCAGGAGACCTCCGTCTGTTCCTGAAACAGAAAGAGATGAGACCAAGAGACCTCCGTCTGTTCTAGAAACAGAAAGAGATGAGACCAGGAGACCTTCGTCTGTTGTAGAAACTGAAATAGTTGAGAGCCAGGGGCTTCCATCTGTCCTGGGAACAGAAAGAGATGAAAATGGGGACATAGAGATGCACGATGACCGTCAAACCTCTCTTCCAG AAGAACCTGGCGTCGGAGAACCCACAGACCCATTAAAAGGGAACGCAGACGTCTCAAATGTGATTTCATCGGTGGGGGGACCTGGCGAAGAACATCAAACTCCCAGACCTGAAGACCAGGAAAATTCAACAGGGCCACCAGGGGCCACGGGGGGTATGTGGGACAATATGGAAGAAAATCTGTTTGCAAAGCATCTCctttcattattattgtttatttgtaaagTACCAACCTACCCAGGATACACGTTGGAGGTATTATAG